A genome region from Triticum aestivum cultivar Chinese Spring chromosome 2B, IWGSC CS RefSeq v2.1, whole genome shotgun sequence includes the following:
- the LOC123047047 gene encoding COP9 signalosome complex subunit 5, producing MEPTSSSAVARQTWELENNIPAAASDPDAMDAIYRYDEAANARAHQEKPWASDPHHFRRARISALALLKMVVHARAGGTIEIMGLMQGKFEGDSIIVMDAFALPVEGTETRVNAQADAYEYMVEYSTINKQAGRLENVVGWYHSHPGYGCWLSGIDVSTQMLNQQFQEPWLAVVIDPTRTVSAGKVDIGAFRTYPKDYKPPDEPVSEYQTIPLNKIEDFGVHCKQYYSLDITYFKSSLDSHLLDLLWNKYWVNTLSSSPLLGNRDYIAGQIFDLADKLEQAEGQLAHSRFGMLMPSQRKKEQEESPLAKVTRDSSKITAEQVHGLMSQVIKDILFNSVHPSSKSKASASGAAPDSPVPEPMVEA from the exons ATGGAGCCCAcctcgtcgtcggcggtggcgagGCAGACGTGGGAGCTGGAGAACAACATCCCGGCGGCCGCCTCCGACCCGGACGCCATGGACGCGATCTACCGCTACGACGAGGCGGCCAACGCGCGGGCCCACCAGGAGAAGCCCTGGGCCTCCGACCCGCACCACTTCCGCCGCGCCAGGATCTCCGCCCTCGCGCTCCTCAAGATGGTCGTCCACGCCCGCGCCGGCGGCACCATCGAGATCATGGGCCTCATGCAGGGTAAGTTCGAGGGCGACTCCATCATCGTCATGGACGCCTTCGCGCTCCCCGTCGAGGGCACCGAGACCCGGGTCAACGCCCAGGCCGACGCCTACGAGTACATGGTCGAGTACTCCACCATCAACAAGCAG GCTGGAAGGTTGGAAAATGTGGTTGGCTGGTACCACTCACATCCTGGTTATGGATGCTGGCTGTCAGGCATTGATGTTTCAACTCAGATGCTTAATCAGCAGTTTCAAGAACCATGGTTGGCTGTTGTGATAGACCCTACAAGGACTGTTTCTGCTGGTAAAGTGGACATTGGAGCTTTTAGGACATACCCAAAAGATTACAAGCCACCGGATGAGCCTGTGTCTGAGTATCAGACCATACCACTCAACAAGATAGAAGATTTTGGTGTTCACTGCAAACAG TACTATTCTTTGGATATAACCTATTTCAAGTCATCCCTGGACTCTCACCTCCTTGATCTACTCTGGAACAAGTACTGGGTCAACACATTATCTTCATCACCACTTCTGGGCAACAGGGATTATATTGCTGGACAAATCTTTGATTTAG CTGATAAACTAGAGCAAGCTGAAGGGCAACTGGCACACAGTCGATTTGGCATGCTTATGCCATCACAGCGAAAGAAAGAG CAAGAGGAGTCGCCGCTGGCTAAGGTAACCCGGGATAGCTCCAAAATTACCGCTGAACAGGTTCATGGTCTCATGTCACAG GTCATCAAGGACATCCTCTTCAACTCTGTGCACCCGTCAAGCAAAAGCAAGGCAAGCGCAAGCGGAGCCGCCCCAGATTCACCAGTGCCTGAGCCCATGGTCGAAGCATGA
- the LOC123039519 gene encoding putative receptor protein kinase ZmPK1 gives MTVSSPAPGLSEDSRQQSNRAGVRRSINKKLAAPAMKQNQPVTCRSQQPCLAPLPALTSCTYEHGHSRSTLGDTMRALMVFFFLATLPWIALSAGDHRSVMWRGDSFAVEDAASSSSSSSSSGRHVHALVSPGGNFSCGFRKVATNAYTFAIWFTASADATVSWAANRDAPVNGRGSRAELRHDGSLVLRDFDGRVAWSTNTSDAGADRAALLDSGNLVVSDASGRALWQSFDWPTDTLLPGQPITRYRRLVSASARGLPYSGFYNFYFDSNNILNLMYDGPEISSNYWPDPFNKWWDNNRTAYNSSRYGSLDARGSFYASDNLKFNASDLGDTGVMRRLTLDYDGNLRQYSLDVSSGKWRVTWAAMSRQCDVHGICGRYGLCTYGLGGAPVCSCPEGFVVTNASDWSKGCRREFDVRCGEDVYFAPMPAADYWGFDFNYTEALTIDTCRQICLDDCNCEAFGYKQGSGKCYPKIALWNGRRPDSKQVIYLKVPRRVQNLDPSVLRFGGHRCTVREVNANSSASYLLAAGSKLNFVYFYSFLAGLFVMEAIFIAVGYPFVFRADPAARRIRDEGYSLVLNHFRRFTYDELSAATSEFSDVVGRSASGAVYKGVLDDGRSVAVTRLEEVTQADEVFRSDLSVIGRINHMNLVRIFGFCSEHSHRLLVSEHVENGSLDKALFDDGEDGAAALGWHARYGVAVGVAKGLAYLHHECLEWIVHCDVKPENILLGADLEPKINDFGLVKLLSRRDERGRVLSRVQGTRGYVAPEWALSLPITGKADVFSFGVVLLELLRGQRVCDWEVDGGGGEALRMDFPRLVALLREETRDLQEAWLEEFVDARLRGDFSHPQAAAMLEVAVSCVDDDPGRRPSMDAVMQMLLSSQDEVPPSLRHASSPVPEISRMV, from the coding sequence ATGACCGTGTCTTCCCCAGCACCAGGATTATCAGAAGACAGCCGCCAACAATCGAACCGTGCGGGCGTGCGGCGATCGATCAATAAGAAGCTCGCGGCACCCGCGATGAAACAGAACCAACCTGTCACCTGTCGCAGCCAGCAGCCTTGCCTTGCTCCATTGCCAGCCTTGACGAGCTGCACGTACGAGCACGGACATTCCCGTAGCACACTTGGAGACACCATGAGAGCGCTCATGGTCTTCTTCTTTCTCGCCACCTTGCCTTGGATCGCCCTCTCGGCCGGCGACCACCGGAGCGTCATGTGGCGCGGCGACTCCTTCGCCGTGGAGGACGccgcctcgtcgtcgtcgtcttcgtcttcttCCGGCCGGCACGTGCACGCCCTGGTGTCCCCTGGCGGCAACTTCTCGTGCGGGTTCCGCAAGGTGGCCACCAACGCCTACACGTTCGCCATCTGGTTCACGGCCTCGGCCGACGCCACCGTCTCCTGGGCGGCCAACCGCGACGCCCCCGTCAACGGCCGGGGCTCCCGCGCCGAGCTCCGGCACGACGGCTCCCTCGTGCTGCGGGACTTCGACGGCCGCGTCGCGTGGAGCACCAACACCAGCGACGCCGGCGCGGACCGCGCGGCGCTGCTCGACTCCGGCAACCTCGTCGTGTCCGACGCGTCCGGGCGCGCGCTCTGGCAGAGCTTCGACTGGCCCACCGACACGCTCCTCCCCGGCCAGCCCATCACGCGGTACCGCCGCCTCGTGTCGGCGTCGGCGAGGGGCCTGCCCTACTCCGGCTTCTACAACTTCTACTTCGACAGCAACAACATCCTCAACCTCATGTACGACGGCCCGGAGATCAGCAGCAACTACTGGCCGGATCCGTTCAACAAGTGGTGGGACAACAACCGGACGGCCTACAACAGCAGCCGCTACGGCAGCCTCGACGCGCGCGGCAGCTTCTACGCCAGTGACAACCTCAAGTTCAACGCCTCCGACCTCGGCGATACCGGCGTCATGCGCCGCCTCACGCTCGACTACGACGGCAACCTCCGCCAGTACAGCCTCGACGTCTCTTCAGGGAAGTGGCGGGTCACGTGGGCGGCCATGTCGCGCCAATGCGACGTGCACGGCATTTGCGGCCGCTACGGGCTGTGCACGTACGGGCTGGGCGGGGCGCCGGTGTGCTCGTGCCCGGAGGGGTTCGTCGTCACCAACGCCAGCGACTGGAGCAAGGGCTGCCGGCGCGAGTTCGACGTCCGGTGCGGCGAGGACGTGTACTTCGCGCCGATGCCGGCCGCCGACTACTGGGGCTTCGACTTCAACTACACCGAGGCGCTCACCATCGACACGTGCCGCCAGATCTGCCTCGACGACTGCAACTGCGAGGCGTTCGGCTACAAGCAGGGCTCCGGCAAGTGCTACCCCAAGATCGCGCTCTGGAACGGCCGACGCCCGGACAGCAAGCAGGTCATCTACCTCAAGGTGCCCCGCCGCGTCCAGAACCTCGACCCCTCCGTGCTGCGCTTCGGCGGCCACAGGTGCACCGTGCGCGAGGTGAACGCCAACAGCAGCGCCTCCTACCTGCTGGCCGCCGGCAGCAAGCTCAACTTCGTCTACTTCTACTCCTTCCTGGCCGGGCTGTTTGTCATGGAGGCCATCTTCATCGCCGTGGGGTATCCGTTCGTGTTCCGGGCCGACCCGGCGGCGCGGCGGATCCGCGACGAAGGGTACAGCCTGGTGCTCAACCACTTCAGGAGGTTCACGTACGACGAGCTGTCGGCCGCGACCTCGGAGTTCAGCGACGTGGTCGGGAGGAGCGCGTCGGGGGCCGTGTACAAGGGCGTCCTGGACGACGGCCGGAGTGTCGCTGTGACGCGGCTGGAGGAGGTGACGCAGGCGGACGAGGTGTTCCGGTCGGACCTCAGCGTCATCGGCCGGATCAACCACATGAACCTGGTCAGGATCTTCGGCTTCTGCTCCGAGCACTCGCACCGGCTCCTCGTCTCGGAGCACGTCGAGAACGGCTCGCTCGACAAGGCCCTCTTCGACGACGGCGAGGACGGCGCCGCCGCGCTGGGGTGGCACGCGAGGTACGGGGTCGCCGTGGGCGTGGCCAAGGGGCTGGCGTACCTCCACCACGAGTGCCTGGAGTGGATCGTGCACTGCGACGTGAAGCCGGAGAACATCCTGCTGGGCGCGGACCTGGAGCCCAAGATCAACGACTTCGGGCTGGTGAAGCTGCTGAGCCGGCGGGACGAGCGCGGGCGGGTGCTGTCCCGGGTGCAGGGCACCAGGGGGTACGTCGCGCCGGAGTGGGCGCTGAGCCTGCCCATCACCGGCAAGGCCGACGTGTTCAGCTTCGgcgtggtgctcctggagctgctccGCGGGCAGCGGGTGTGCGACTGGGAGGTGGACGGGGGAGGCGGGGAGGCGCTGCGCATGGACTTCCCGCGGCTCGTCGCGCTGCTGAGGGAGGAGACGAGGGACCTGCAGGAGGCGTGGCTGGAGGAGTTCGTCGACGCGCGGCTGCGCGGCGACTTCAGTCACCCGCAGGCGGCGGCGATGCTGGAGGTGGCGGTGTCGTGCGTGGACGACGACCCCGGCAGGAGGCCCAGCATGGACGCCGTCATGCAGATGCTCCTCTCCTCGCAGGACGAGGTGCCGCCGTCGCTCCGCCACGCGTCGTCTCCGGTTCCAGAGATCAGCCGCATGGTCTGA